The following coding sequences lie in one Thermomicrobium sp. 4228-Ro genomic window:
- a CDS encoding N-acyl-D-amino-acid deacylase family protein, whose product MVEFDFLIRNGKIVDGTGNPWFWGDVAVRGDRIVAVAPPGQLVPERSREVVDASGCVVCPGFIDIQSHSIYPLMRDGRSVSKIAQGVTTEIMGEGWTPAPFGGRIREPIPSAYFATRLPEWEEQVRQWRRFGDWLEAMVERGVSPNIGAFVAGGTVREYVKGYEMTPATADELVAMRRLVAEAMEDGAFGVAYALIYPPDAYASTEEIIAICREVRRFGGLYITHLRSEAGQLLEALEEAIRIGQEADVPVEIYHLKASGRRNWWKFPSVIARIEQARQDGIDITADLYPYTAAGTGLASILPPWVAAGGRFFDNLRDPTVRARIKQEVEQPSGNWEALGTEAGPDGIMPVGMQHPALRPAVGKRLADIARERGQDWIDTAIDLLLTEERNIFTIYFLMDEANVRLALQQPWIKVATDAGGLDPTWARTEGPVHPRAYGTYPRVLGRYVRDERALTLEEAIRKMTSAVADRLGLRDRGQVRPGFYADLVVFDPVSVVDRATFEEPHQFPSGIRHVWVNGKQVLRNGEHTGALPGRIVSAPARI is encoded by the coding sequence ATGGTGGAGTTCGACTTTCTCATCCGGAACGGGAAAATCGTCGACGGGACGGGAAATCCCTGGTTCTGGGGAGACGTCGCGGTGCGCGGTGACCGTATCGTGGCAGTCGCACCGCCGGGCCAGCTCGTACCGGAGCGGTCACGGGAAGTCGTGGATGCGAGCGGATGCGTGGTCTGTCCGGGTTTCATCGATATCCAGAGCCACTCGATCTACCCGCTCATGCGCGATGGCCGATCGGTGTCGAAAATCGCACAGGGCGTCACGACCGAAATCATGGGCGAGGGCTGGACACCGGCACCGTTCGGTGGGCGTATCCGCGAGCCGATTCCCAGTGCGTACTTCGCGACCCGCTTGCCGGAGTGGGAAGAGCAGGTTCGCCAGTGGCGTCGGTTCGGCGACTGGCTCGAAGCGATGGTGGAGCGCGGTGTTTCACCGAACATCGGCGCCTTCGTCGCTGGCGGAACGGTGCGGGAATACGTCAAAGGCTACGAGATGACACCCGCCACGGCCGACGAGCTGGTGGCCATGCGGCGGCTGGTCGCTGAGGCGATGGAGGATGGCGCCTTCGGGGTCGCGTATGCGCTCATCTATCCACCGGATGCCTATGCTTCGACGGAGGAGATCATCGCGATCTGCCGTGAAGTGCGCCGGTTCGGTGGACTCTACATCACGCATCTCCGGAGCGAAGCCGGCCAGCTGCTCGAGGCGCTCGAAGAAGCGATCCGAATCGGCCAGGAAGCCGATGTTCCCGTCGAGATCTACCACCTCAAGGCGTCCGGGCGCCGCAATTGGTGGAAGTTCCCGTCCGTGATCGCACGGATCGAGCAGGCACGGCAGGATGGGATCGACATAACGGCCGACCTCTATCCGTACACGGCGGCTGGGACAGGCCTCGCCTCCATTCTCCCGCCGTGGGTCGCTGCAGGTGGTCGCTTTTTCGACAATCTGCGCGATCCGACGGTTCGTGCCCGGATCAAGCAGGAAGTCGAGCAGCCGTCGGGGAACTGGGAAGCGCTCGGCACCGAGGCTGGGCCGGACGGTATCATGCCGGTCGGCATGCAGCATCCTGCTCTGCGTCCCGCTGTCGGCAAGCGACTCGCTGACATCGCGCGAGAACGCGGTCAGGACTGGATCGATACAGCGATCGACCTCTTGCTGACCGAGGAGCGGAACATCTTCACGATCTATTTCCTGATGGATGAGGCGAACGTGCGTCTCGCCCTCCAGCAACCCTGGATCAAGGTCGCGACCGATGCTGGCGGTTTGGATCCGACGTGGGCACGCACCGAGGGCCCGGTTCACCCGCGCGCCTACGGGACCTATCCCCGGGTTCTCGGACGGTACGTCCGCGACGAGCGTGCACTCACGCTCGAGGAGGCGATCCGCAAGATGACCTCTGCCGTAGCTGATCGCCTGGGCTTGCGCGATCGGGGGCAGGTGCGCCCAGGGTTCTACGCTGACCTCGTCGTGTTCGATCCGGTGTCGGTAGTCGACCGGGCGACGTTCGAGGAACCGCACCAGTTCCCGAGCGGGATCCGTCACGTCTGGGTGAACGGAAAGCAGGTTCTCCGGAACGGCGAGCATACCGGTGCGTTACCAGGGCGCATCGTCTCCGCGCCGGCGAGGATTTAG